A part of Candidatus Hinthialibacter antarcticus genomic DNA contains:
- a CDS encoding ATP-binding protein — protein MASPHTTEALLGQVHEESQADQSAVYFFGYPTFNSLIFCAKAERRQSPERYWRSHCTDSDAIQQVRQSPKPIILSGETISESRERMVGVPIANGVNVIGVVVHCYMQDRAFDFDHLQNIVNKRADSFFNSWVEFLVAEQSRPLSALFDIAGSVSSSLDLDRVLINVVEQATILFRAKMSSLMLVDAKRNELEMVTAYGCSLEYLDKPNLPIDGTVLGRAVKEKSMQIVENLFEEPHYLHKELAAREGVCALLAAPIIFQERVLGVLNIYTSMPRRWQRSERDLLLTFANHTAIAITNARVHEQVLSMEEQLHVSAKLATVGEIAAGLAHEIRNPLAVINMLIHSWKGATPTGADFEHDINVIIQKISDMNSLVTDLLNLAITRPLERTPVNMNEVIDRVLRLLRHRISQQRVLLRINLDREAPEIRADRERIEQAVLNLLLNALDVTPEAGTITVALWTIDDTLKISVADSGPGIPEDRFAGLFKPFNSTKKNGFGLGLPISKRIVEEHKGDITVSSAPPDGATFLITLPYDEADDEPPG, from the coding sequence ATGGCTTCTCCGCATACGACGGAAGCGTTATTGGGGCAGGTTCACGAAGAGAGCCAGGCAGACCAGTCGGCGGTCTATTTTTTCGGCTATCCCACCTTTAATAGCCTGATTTTTTGCGCCAAGGCCGAACGCCGCCAAAGCCCCGAGCGCTATTGGCGCTCGCATTGCACCGACTCTGACGCCATCCAGCAAGTGCGCCAGTCGCCGAAGCCGATCATTTTGTCAGGCGAAACCATTTCCGAAAGCCGCGAACGCATGGTGGGTGTGCCCATCGCCAACGGCGTCAATGTCATTGGCGTGGTGGTGCACTGCTACATGCAAGACCGCGCGTTTGATTTTGATCATCTACAAAACATCGTCAATAAACGGGCGGATTCATTCTTCAACAGTTGGGTCGAATTTCTGGTCGCCGAACAATCGCGTCCGTTGTCTGCGCTATTTGATATTGCCGGGTCGGTTTCGTCGTCGCTTGACCTCGACCGGGTGTTAATCAACGTCGTCGAACAGGCGACCATTTTGTTCCGCGCCAAGATGAGTTCGCTGATGTTGGTCGACGCCAAACGCAACGAACTCGAAATGGTGACCGCGTATGGCTGCAGCCTGGAGTATCTCGACAAACCCAACCTGCCCATCGACGGCACCGTGTTGGGCCGCGCCGTCAAAGAAAAAAGTATGCAGATCGTCGAAAATCTTTTTGAGGAGCCTCATTATCTGCATAAAGAACTGGCCGCGCGCGAGGGCGTTTGCGCGTTGTTGGCCGCGCCCATCATTTTTCAAGAACGGGTTTTGGGCGTCTTGAATATATACACCTCAATGCCGCGCCGCTGGCAGCGCTCTGAACGCGACCTGTTGTTGACCTTCGCCAACCATACCGCGATCGCCATCACCAACGCGCGAGTGCACGAGCAGGTGCTTTCGATGGAAGAACAGCTTCACGTCTCGGCCAAACTGGCGACGGTCGGCGAAATCGCCGCTGGACTCGCGCATGAAATTCGCAACCCGCTAGCGGTCATTAACATGCTGATCCATTCCTGGAAAGGCGCGACGCCGACCGGGGCGGATTTTGAACATGACATCAACGTCATCATTCAAAAGATCAGCGATATGAATTCGCTGGTTACTGATTTGCTCAATCTGGCCATTACCCGCCCACTCGAACGCACCCCGGTGAATATGAATGAAGTGATTGACCGCGTGTTGCGCCTGCTGCGCCACCGCATCAGCCAACAGCGGGTTTTGTTGCGCATCAATCTCGACCGCGAGGCGCCAGAAATCCGGGCGGACCGCGAACGCATTGAGCAGGCGGTTCTCAACCTCTTGCTCAACGCGCTCGACGTCACGCCCGAAGCGGGTACGATTACCGTCGCGCTGTGGACGATAGACGATACGCTCAAAATCAGCGTCGCTGACTCAGGCCCCGGCATCCCCGAAGACCGCTTTGCGGGATTGTTTAAACCCTTTAATTCGACCAAAAAAAACGGCTTCGGCTTGGGGCTGCCCATCTCAAAACGCATTGTCGAAGAGCATAAAGGCGATATCACCGTCTCTTCGGCCCCGCCAGACGGCGCCACGTTTTTAATCACGCTTCCCTATGATGAAGCGGACGACGAACCCCCGGGTTGA
- a CDS encoding glycosyltransferase family 2 protein, with product MLLSVIMPVYNECETIGEIIDMVMAEKTPKELIIVDDCSEDGTRDFLNNYSREGVRIYFHEVNQGKGAAIRTGQQHVNGDMVIIQDADLEYDPNEYPRLIRPIQHNNADVVYGSRFIGEEKRVLYFWHSLGNKFLTLLSNMLTNLNLSDMETCYKAFRTEVFKRITIESDRFGMEPELTAKVAKMGCRVYEVPISYHGRSYSEGKKITWRDGVSAIWCIIKFNLLQ from the coding sequence ATGCTTTTGTCCGTCATCATGCCCGTCTATAACGAATGCGAGACCATCGGTGAAATCATCGACATGGTCATGGCTGAAAAAACGCCGAAAGAGCTCATCATCGTTGATGATTGCTCGGAAGACGGCACCCGCGATTTTCTTAACAACTATTCGCGCGAAGGCGTGCGCATTTATTTCCATGAAGTCAATCAGGGAAAAGGCGCCGCCATCCGCACCGGCCAGCAACACGTCAACGGCGACATGGTCATCATTCAAGACGCCGACCTCGAATATGACCCCAATGAATACCCGCGCTTGATTCGGCCCATTCAACATAACAACGCCGATGTGGTGTACGGCTCGCGCTTTATTGGCGAAGAAAAGCGCGTACTGTATTTCTGGCACTCGCTGGGCAATAAATTTTTAACGCTGCTGTCGAACATGTTGACCAATCTGAACCTGTCAGATATGGAAACCTGTTACAAAGCGTTCCGCACCGAAGTATTCAAACGAATCACCATCGAATCCGACCGCTTTGGCATGGAGCCGGAACTCACCGCCAAAGTCGCCAAGATGGGCTGCCGCGTCTATGAGGTGCCGATTTCATATCATGGCCGCTCGTATTCGGAAGGCAAAAAAATCACCTGGCGCGATGGGGTTTCGGCGATCTGGTGCATCATCAAATTCAACTTGCTGCAATAG
- a CDS encoding acylphosphatase codes for MSDAKQVHVIINGRVQGVGYRYFAQNAAQSLGLTGEVRNLADRRVELVAEGPESDLKQLLKRLQAGPALSHVSSLDVNWRPARGEFRGFDITY; via the coding sequence ATGAGCGACGCAAAACAAGTGCATGTAATCATCAATGGCCGGGTGCAGGGCGTGGGCTACCGTTATTTCGCCCAAAACGCCGCGCAGTCGCTGGGCCTGACGGGCGAGGTGCGCAACCTCGCCGACCGCCGGGTCGAGCTGGTCGCCGAAGGCCCGGAGAGCGATTTAAAACAATTGCTCAAACGCCTGCAAGCAGGCCCCGCATTATCTCACGTCTCATCGTTAGACGTTAACTGGCGTCCCGCGCGCGGCGAGTTTCGCGGGTTTGATATCACCTATTAA
- a CDS encoding secondary thiamine-phosphate synthase enzyme YjbQ: MKIITDRVHVETRGDADIIDLTPKLVAALNQSGLREGQMTVFAPGATAGISTIEYEPGLLKDVPAAMEKIAPSNATYQHDLTWHDGNGHSHVRATLIGPSMTVPFVDGQLTLGTWQQVILLDFDNRPRSRSIVVQLMGE, translated from the coding sequence ATGAAAATTATTACCGACCGCGTTCATGTTGAAACCAGGGGCGACGCCGACATCATCGACCTGACCCCGAAGTTGGTCGCCGCGTTGAACCAAAGCGGCCTGCGCGAAGGCCAAATGACGGTGTTCGCGCCCGGCGCCACGGCGGGAATCAGCACCATCGAATACGAGCCGGGCCTGCTCAAAGACGTGCCCGCCGCGATGGAAAAAATCGCCCCGTCAAACGCGACCTACCAACACGACCTCACCTGGCACGACGGCAACGGACACTCGCACGTCCGCGCCACCCTGATCGGCCCTTCGATGACCGTACCCTTCGTCGACGGACAACTCACGCTGGGCACATGGCAGCAGGTCATCTTGTTGGATTTCGACAACCGCCCGCGCAGCCGCAGCATCGTTGTCCAACTCATGGGAGAGTAA
- the nth gene encoding endonuclease III: MPLKNGWKSRPARERISKIVEILKAEHDDECGLRFQSPFELLIATILSAQCTDERVNKVTPALFKKYPTPQTMANAEIEDLEALVRSTGFFRQKSKSIQAVAEALHEQYNDEVPNDMVALTALPGIGRKTANVVLGTAYGEAAMPVDTHVKRLSNLLGLTKHSDPVKIEMDLLKLVDEDEQTGFSHRLIWHGRRVCFARRPNCPECALAPYCPSEKNGA; encoded by the coding sequence ATGCCGCTGAAGAACGGTTGGAAGAGCCGCCCCGCCCGTGAACGCATCAGCAAGATCGTCGAGATTCTCAAGGCCGAACACGACGACGAATGCGGGCTGCGCTTTCAGTCCCCGTTTGAATTATTAATCGCCACCATCCTGTCCGCGCAATGCACCGACGAGCGCGTTAACAAAGTGACGCCCGCCTTGTTCAAAAAATACCCGACGCCCCAAACAATGGCGAACGCTGAGATCGAAGACTTAGAAGCGTTGGTTCGCTCCACCGGGTTCTTTCGACAAAAATCAAAGTCGATCCAAGCCGTCGCCGAAGCGCTGCATGAGCAATACAACGATGAGGTTCCAAACGACATGGTGGCGCTGACCGCCCTACCGGGCATTGGCCGCAAGACCGCCAACGTCGTTCTTGGCACTGCCTACGGAGAGGCCGCCATGCCGGTCGACACCCACGTCAAGCGGCTTTCTAACCTGTTGGGGCTGACCAAACATTCGGACCCGGTGAAAATTGAGATGGACTTACTGAAACTGGTTGATGAAGATGAGCAGACCGGCTTCTCGCATCGCTTGATCTGGCATGGACGCCGCGTGTGTTTCGCCCGCAGGCCCAATTGCCCCGAATGCGCCCTCGCGCCCTACTGCCCGTCCGAAAAGAACGGCGCATAG
- a CDS encoding heparinase II/III family protein, giving the protein MASTKFRIVVHGFLIAACMALFMISQQAFAAAPAWSTQFPRLFFTQAKVEALQQKLPNDEALQAAWKQILGRADRYLNDELVSLDYAESGSGQHGNYGRPSNQVRGMAAMLGLAYQMTGEEKYAEKLRLALLHFIQLKRWAGDAQRDPPWHSELNTARFCFGYAVGYDSIHDYLSEADRERIRDGMARLGIVPTMNDWVLPAQRIHALDSMGHNWWSVCVGMAGVASLSVLGEHPDAEMWVQEIRDGFPEFFVYQGNVLQNKSVNFDRKGAFYESVNYANYALSEYLLYHLAYTNVFSQPPPEIPLLNSVGDFFIHTAYPANDSLYTVNFGDSSQHASGEKTLQLLKACGFDSPMYSWYLARTDWGLNDPIGLLNQNPIPMNQPPDDLETSMLYPDIGWCMMRDSWQDDASLLAIKSGFAWNHAHPDAGSFILFHGGKPLIIDSGNCSYSRREYSAYYRQSKAHNVVLFDGEAQNPEDVSRGDRGVVEPGRVLHLMDSSGIKYALADATGPTSWKTSRNYRSFLWIDDAILIFDDIRTHDEHQMEWLLHYEGAAEDSGDTVLLSNGDESRAAVHFLYPEDKAFVRKKGLKDHDPDTEVEYIAVTPDQKTREQKFITAVLPYGANGERPDYSFKLLQGDEMLGVQIEHNGKVTNVYLNLRADGRRMHRNSNKVIDGWETDAYLFGFTRAKNADDSLNVIERGFVMSGSYLRKDQQVMLSSLSKVYSVFSYSDQGMDVVLQGQPLVNCSIHSPDRSLPTRLNGETVNPQWNAVGARFQLKQE; this is encoded by the coding sequence ATGGCTTCTACAAAATTCCGCATTGTGGTTCATGGATTTCTCATTGCTGCATGTATGGCGCTTTTTATGATCTCTCAACAAGCGTTTGCGGCTGCGCCTGCATGGAGTACGCAATTCCCCCGGCTGTTTTTTACGCAAGCGAAGGTTGAGGCGCTTCAACAAAAATTACCAAACGACGAAGCGCTCCAAGCCGCGTGGAAGCAGATTCTTGGGCGGGCTGACAGATATCTCAACGACGAATTGGTCTCGCTGGATTACGCTGAATCGGGCAGCGGTCAACACGGAAACTATGGGCGCCCCAGCAACCAGGTTCGGGGCATGGCCGCCATGCTAGGTCTGGCCTATCAAATGACGGGCGAAGAAAAATACGCCGAGAAACTTAGGCTGGCGTTGCTGCATTTCATTCAATTAAAACGCTGGGCGGGCGACGCCCAACGCGATCCGCCCTGGCACTCAGAACTCAACACTGCGCGTTTTTGTTTTGGCTACGCGGTTGGCTATGACAGCATTCACGATTATCTTTCTGAAGCCGACCGCGAGCGCATCCGCGACGGCATGGCGCGATTGGGAATCGTCCCAACGATGAATGACTGGGTGTTGCCAGCGCAGCGCATTCACGCGCTTGATTCGATGGGGCATAACTGGTGGAGCGTCTGCGTGGGGATGGCGGGGGTCGCATCGCTGTCTGTTCTGGGTGAACACCCGGACGCCGAAATGTGGGTGCAGGAAATTCGCGACGGGTTCCCGGAATTTTTTGTCTATCAAGGCAACGTGCTGCAAAACAAAAGCGTCAACTTCGACCGCAAAGGCGCGTTTTATGAAAGCGTCAACTACGCCAATTATGCGCTTTCCGAATACCTGTTATATCACCTGGCTTACACAAATGTGTTTAGTCAGCCGCCGCCTGAAATTCCCTTGTTGAATTCAGTAGGCGACTTTTTTATTCATACCGCTTATCCCGCAAACGACTCGCTTTACACCGTCAACTTTGGCGATAGCAGCCAGCACGCCTCCGGCGAGAAGACGCTGCAATTGCTCAAAGCCTGCGGGTTTGATTCACCAATGTATTCATGGTATCTGGCCCGCACCGACTGGGGGCTGAATGACCCAATCGGCTTGCTCAATCAAAATCCCATACCAATGAACCAGCCGCCCGATGATTTAGAAACCTCTATGCTTTACCCTGACATTGGCTGGTGCATGATGCGCGACTCATGGCAGGACGATGCGTCCCTGCTTGCTATCAAATCAGGATTCGCATGGAACCACGCCCACCCCGACGCTGGATCATTTATTTTATTTCACGGCGGCAAACCGCTAATTATCGACTCGGGCAATTGCTCTTATAGCCGTCGCGAATATTCAGCCTACTATCGCCAAAGCAAGGCGCACAATGTGGTGTTGTTTGACGGCGAAGCGCAAAACCCCGAAGACGTTTCGCGCGGCGACCGCGGCGTGGTCGAACCGGGGCGGGTGTTGCATCTGATGGATTCGTCAGGGATCAAATATGCGCTCGCAGACGCAACCGGGCCGACCTCGTGGAAGACGTCGCGCAATTACCGCAGCTTTTTATGGATCGACGACGCCATCCTGATTTTCGATGATATCCGCACCCATGACGAACACCAGATGGAGTGGCTGTTGCATTACGAAGGCGCGGCTGAAGATTCCGGCGACACGGTGCTGTTATCGAACGGGGATGAATCCCGCGCGGCGGTGCATTTTCTTTACCCCGAAGACAAAGCGTTCGTCAGAAAAAAAGGCCTGAAAGATCACGACCCGGATACCGAAGTCGAATACATCGCTGTCACGCCTGACCAGAAAACCCGCGAGCAGAAGTTTATTACCGCTGTGTTGCCTTATGGCGCAAACGGCGAGCGCCCCGATTATTCATTCAAACTGTTGCAAGGCGACGAGATGCTGGGCGTCCAAATCGAACATAACGGCAAGGTGACAAACGTCTATCTCAATTTGCGCGCAGACGGCAGGCGCATGCACCGCAACAGCAATAAAGTCATCGACGGTTGGGAGACAGACGCCTACTTGTTCGGGTTCACTCGCGCAAAAAATGCGGATGACAGTTTGAACGTAATCGAGCGTGGGTTTGTGATGAGCGGAAGTTATCTTCGCAAAGACCAACAAGTCATGTTGAGCTCATTGTCAAAAGTCTATTCGGTATTTTCATACAGCGATCAAGGCATGGACGTCGTCTTACAGGGGCAACCGCTGGTCAATTGCAGCATCCATTCTCCAGATCGTTCATTACCAACCCGGCTCAATGGAGAAACCGTCAACCCGCAATGGAACGCCGTTGGCGCTCGCTTTCAACTCAAACAAGAATAA
- a CDS encoding vitamin B12-dependent ribonucleotide reductase — protein MAIVDSNRLQAKTDAGMRDAKKEMPNTAAKTKLKFQRVYTKKGQDPFDQIEWEVRDAVISGEKGDVVFEQRGVEFPKFWSQLATNVVVSKYFRGTMDTPERETSVRQLIGRVVSTIVSWGQRQSYFESFEDQQTFGDELTYLLLHQHTAFNSPVWFNVGVEKEPQCSACFINSVDDTMTSILELAKTEGMLFKFGSGTGSNLSPIRSSKEKLRGGGEASGPVSFMKGYDAFAGVIKSGGKTRRAAKMVILNMDHPDIVDFIRSKAREEKKAWALIEAGYDGSFNGEAYGSIFFQNANHSVRVTDDFMHAVKNDANWSTKFVQDGADCETFKARDMMQMVSDCTYDCGDPGMQFDTVINKWHTCPADGAINASNPCSEYMFLDNTACNLASINLMKYVKEDGSFHVETFRHTVDIMISAQEMLVDNASYPTPKIDKMSHIFRTLGLGYANLGALLMANGLPYDSDEGRAYAAAITSLMCGESYAQSSRIAEAMEPFEAYSRNREPMLNVIGMHRDESYKIDADLAPTALHQAANHSWDVALDHGKQHGFRNAQVTVLAPTGTIAFMMDCDTTGIEPDIALVKYKSLVGGGMLKIVNNTVPRALKNLGYSRDQVLKIVGYVDEHDTIEGAPALIQDHLPVFDCAFKPGNGERSIQYMGHIRMMGAVQPFLSGAISKTVNLPEEATSHEIQKAYMAAWELGLKAVAVYRDGCKKVQPLKTRAKDAPKAAAPQASTGSNGSPKPYRRRLSDERQAITHKFSIAGHEGYITVGLFPDGKPGEIFLTMAKEGSVVSGLMDAFATTISLTLQYGVPLEVLVNKFSHTRFEPAGFTGNPEIPIAKSITDYIFRWMASKFLSAEEKLSLGIIDRSKKAVADDHSDLSEDNGLTPQANGNGSGGKGNFTFEVQADAPPCHECGAIMVRNGACYKCLNCGSTSGCS, from the coding sequence ATGGCGATTGTTGATTCTAACAGGCTACAAGCCAAAACTGACGCAGGGATGAGGGACGCAAAAAAAGAAATGCCGAACACTGCCGCAAAAACAAAATTGAAATTTCAGCGCGTTTACACCAAGAAAGGCCAAGACCCATTTGACCAAATTGAGTGGGAAGTACGCGACGCCGTCATCAGCGGCGAAAAGGGCGATGTTGTGTTTGAACAACGCGGCGTCGAGTTCCCTAAATTCTGGTCGCAGCTGGCGACCAATGTCGTCGTGTCAAAATATTTTCGTGGAACCATGGACACCCCGGAACGCGAAACCAGCGTACGCCAGCTGATTGGCCGGGTGGTGAGCACCATCGTTTCATGGGGCCAACGCCAAAGTTATTTTGAGTCGTTTGAAGACCAGCAAACATTTGGCGACGAACTGACCTATCTGTTGTTACACCAACACACGGCGTTCAACAGCCCTGTGTGGTTTAACGTCGGCGTTGAAAAAGAACCGCAATGCTCGGCCTGTTTCATCAACTCGGTCGACGACACCATGACCTCGATTTTAGAACTCGCCAAAACCGAAGGCATGTTGTTCAAGTTTGGGTCTGGCACTGGCTCGAACCTGTCGCCGATCCGCTCGTCGAAAGAAAAATTACGCGGTGGCGGCGAAGCCTCCGGCCCGGTCTCGTTTATGAAGGGCTATGATGCGTTTGCTGGCGTGATTAAATCGGGCGGCAAAACCCGGCGCGCCGCTAAAATGGTGATCCTCAACATGGACCACCCTGATATTGTCGATTTTATTCGCAGCAAAGCGCGTGAAGAAAAAAAAGCCTGGGCGCTGATCGAAGCCGGGTATGACGGCTCGTTTAACGGCGAAGCCTATGGCTCCATCTTCTTTCAAAACGCCAACCACAGCGTGCGCGTGACCGACGATTTTATGCACGCGGTCAAAAATGACGCCAACTGGTCGACCAAGTTCGTCCAGGACGGCGCTGATTGCGAAACCTTCAAAGCGCGCGATATGATGCAAATGGTGTCGGATTGCACCTACGATTGCGGCGACCCTGGCATGCAGTTTGACACGGTCATCAATAAGTGGCACACCTGCCCCGCTGACGGCGCCATCAACGCTTCAAACCCGTGTTCCGAATATATGTTCCTTGACAACACCGCCTGCAACCTGGCCTCGATCAACCTGATGAAGTACGTCAAAGAAGACGGCTCGTTTCATGTTGAAACCTTCCGTCATACGGTGGATATAATGATCTCCGCGCAGGAAATGCTGGTCGATAACGCCAGCTATCCAACCCCGAAGATTGATAAGATGAGCCACATTTTCCGCACTCTCGGCTTGGGATACGCCAACCTGGGCGCGTTGTTGATGGCGAACGGCTTGCCCTATGACAGCGACGAAGGCCGCGCCTATGCGGCGGCGATCACTTCGCTGATGTGCGGCGAATCGTATGCGCAAAGTTCTCGCATCGCCGAAGCGATGGAACCGTTTGAAGCCTATAGCCGCAACCGCGAACCGATGTTAAACGTCATTGGGATGCACCGCGACGAGTCGTATAAAATTGACGCCGACCTGGCGCCGACCGCGCTGCATCAAGCAGCCAACCATTCGTGGGACGTTGCGCTCGACCACGGCAAGCAGCACGGCTTCCGTAATGCGCAGGTTACCGTACTCGCGCCCACTGGCACCATCGCCTTTATGATGGATTGCGACACCACCGGCATCGAGCCGGACATCGCGCTGGTGAAATACAAAAGCCTGGTCGGCGGCGGCATGTTGAAGATTGTCAACAACACCGTCCCCCGCGCATTAAAAAACCTGGGCTACTCACGCGACCAAGTGTTGAAGATCGTCGGTTACGTCGATGAACACGACACCATCGAGGGCGCCCCGGCTTTAATTCAGGACCATCTGCCAGTCTTCGATTGCGCGTTTAAACCCGGCAACGGCGAGCGCTCCATTCAATACATGGGACACATCCGCATGATGGGCGCGGTGCAGCCGTTTTTGTCGGGCGCAATTTCAAAGACGGTCAACTTGCCCGAAGAAGCCACCTCCCACGAGATCCAAAAAGCCTACATGGCCGCGTGGGAACTCGGGCTCAAAGCGGTCGCGGTCTATCGCGACGGCTGCAAGAAAGTCCAACCGCTGAAGACCAGGGCCAAAGACGCTCCCAAGGCGGCCGCTCCGCAGGCAAGCACAGGCAGCAACGGTTCGCCAAAGCCCTACCGTCGCCGTTTGTCGGACGAACGTCAGGCGATTACCCACAAATTCAGCATCGCCGGACACGAGGGCTATATCACCGTCGGGTTGTTCCCGGACGGAAAGCCGGGCGAGATTTTCTTGACTATGGCGAAAGAAGGCAGCGTGGTTTCAGGCCTGATGGACGCCTTCGCGACCACGATTTCGTTGACGCTGCAATACGGCGTTCCGTTGGAAGTTCTGGTCAACAAATTTTCGCATACGCGCTTTGAGCCGGCGGGTTTCACGGGCAATCCTGAGATTCCCATCGCCAAGTCGATTACCGATTACATCTTCCGTTGGATGGCGTCGAAATTTCTCTCGGCGGAAGAAAAACTATCGCTGGGCATCATCGACCGCAGCAAGAAAGCCGTTGCCGATGACCACAGCGATTTGAGCGAAGACAACGGCCTCACCCCGCAAGCCAATGGAAACGGTTCCGGCGGCAAAGGGAACTTTACGTTTGAGGTGCAGGCCGACGCGCCTCCGTGCCATGAATGCGGCGCGATCATGGTTCGCAACGGCGCCTGTTATAAATGCCTGAACTGCGGCTCAACCAGCGGCTGCTCGTAG
- a CDS encoding tetratricopeptide repeat protein yields MEKGLTFFHKGEYDAASEILLEAVMEDAHSYEAMYNLACCYSMLGQKDSALSYLHRSAQMAPQCVDWAKEDREFDPIREDAVFQELLEAHNIDKHEQKEAPHEEPVEEAVVEDDEPDEIDAEEAYEEIEDIGLEEPEEYQPVGGAVAPTQQPIADPAPIPIRKAAKKEPEKPKFPPCASCGGIVTMERRNVHSVVMILILLWIGTMFCISMFLNLWGAVGFPIIMFAFYLLMQNREMWVCQNCGASGTDCGQPPDELKKK; encoded by the coding sequence TTGGAAAAAGGTCTAACCTTCTTCCACAAGGGAGAGTATGACGCGGCTTCTGAGATTCTGCTCGAAGCGGTCATGGAAGACGCCCATTCCTATGAGGCGATGTATAACCTCGCCTGTTGTTACTCAATGTTGGGGCAAAAAGACAGCGCCTTAAGTTATCTCCATCGCTCCGCCCAAATGGCCCCGCAATGCGTCGATTGGGCGAAAGAAGACCGCGAGTTTGACCCCATCCGCGAAGACGCGGTTTTTCAAGAATTGCTCGAAGCCCACAACATTGATAAACACGAACAGAAAGAAGCGCCTCATGAAGAGCCGGTTGAAGAAGCCGTTGTTGAAGATGACGAGCCGGATGAAATTGATGCAGAAGAGGCGTACGAAGAAATAGAAGATATCGGACTCGAAGAGCCCGAAGAGTATCAACCCGTGGGAGGGGCAGTAGCGCCAACGCAACAGCCCATCGCAGACCCTGCTCCAATACCGATTAGAAAAGCGGCCAAAAAAGAGCCTGAGAAGCCTAAGTTTCCGCCATGCGCTTCTTGCGGCGGCATCGTCACGATGGAGCGCCGTAACGTACACAGCGTCGTAATGATTCTAATTTTGCTGTGGATCGGTACCATGTTTTGCATCAGCATGTTCCTCAATTTATGGGGCGCGGTTGGTTTTCCCATCATCATGTTCGCCTTTTACCTGTTAATGCAAAACCGTGAAATGTGGGTCTGTCAAAACTGCGGCGCGTCGGGGACTGACTGCGGCCAGCCCCCGGATGAATTAAAAAAGAAATAA